A section of the Babylonia areolata isolate BAREFJ2019XMU chromosome 1, ASM4173473v1, whole genome shotgun sequence genome encodes:
- the LOC143280652 gene encoding ribosome biogenesis protein SLX9 homolog encodes MGKEKRGRKKLHTPAPKAAAKNDVTLTAQDDKMSVASMKKPGSVAPSKAMTNPFKGMKITTETLKQVLPEFDAQSAITSKTFQGMNLKKKDKKKIRHDLWMEKIETVQKERKERRAKKKREQTVVVGDMQGIADALPTLELLQKQTPASVLAREKSAKKKGISREKTRQKEMLSNIQLFQQVLEVPEYKANPAETILEHLRNKLKQEQAMDT; translated from the exons AAAGCTTCACACTCCAGCTCCAAAAGCTGCAGCCAAAAATGATGTGACACTGACAGCGCAAGATGACAAAATGTCTGTCGCTAGCATGAAG AAACCAGGGTCAGTGGCGCCATCCAAGGCGATGACCAACCCATTCAAAGGGATGAAGATCACAACAGAGACCCTGAAGCAGGTGCTGCCAGAGTTCGATGCCCAGAGCGCCATCACCAGCAAAACTTTCCAGGGGATGAAcctgaagaagaaggacaagaagaagattcGCCATGATCTGTGGATGGAGA AAATTGAAACCGTTCAAAAGGAGCGTAAGGAGAGAAGGGCGAAGAAGAAACGAGAGCAGACGGTGGTCGTTGGAGACATGCAGGGCATTGCTGACGCCTTGCCCACACTGGAACTGTTGCAGAAACAGACACCTGCATCCGTTTTAGCCAG AGAGAAAAGTgcaaagaaaaaaggaatttCAAGAGAGAAGACACGGCAGAAAGAAAT GCTGAGCAACATCCAGCTGTTCCAACAAGTGCTGGAGGTGCCAGAGTACAAGGCCAACCCCGCAGAAACCATCCTGGAACATCTCCGCAACAAACTGAAACAGGAACAGGCCATGGACACATGA